One Ignavibacteria bacterium genomic window, GGTCCACAGCTTCCATAACACGGCTGAGACGAGTCATACGTCAAATTACAACCCCAAACTCTGCAGATTTGCACGATGGACCTGATCGACTTTCTTCGTGACCGACTTCTAGGCCCCCTACCGGGGCTTGAAGCTCATCGCACGTTCGTACCGGACATCCCCGATGCCATCACACGTCTGCGACCGCCTCCGCCGAATGCAAAGCGCAGCGCTGTGATCGTGCCGATCGTCTTCGATGAGAACATGGAGCATCGCATCGTGTTCACCGTGCGGAGTGAGAACTTGCGGAGTCACAAGGGGCAGATCTCCTTCCCGGGCGGACGTCTTGATGAGGGCGAAGATGAAACCTCTGCGGCCCTGCGTGAGCTTCACGAAGAGATCGGCATCGATCCATCGGACGT contains:
- a CDS encoding CoA pyrophosphatase codes for the protein MDLIDFLRDRLLGPLPGLEAHRTFVPDIPDAITRLRPPPPNAKRSAVIVPIVFDENMEHRIVFTVRSENLRSHKGQISFPGGRLDEGEDETSAALRELHEEIGIDPSDVIILGGLSPLYIPPSNSAVTPLVGVLRNNGPWVMSEDEVSEVLDIPLSTFLHPNSIRYEQRMLQGKNVDVPQWHIHPTIPLWGATAMILNELLWLVNEYRAEKV